The Streptomyces avermitilis MA-4680 = NBRC 14893 genome contains a region encoding:
- the iolB gene encoding 5-deoxy-glucuronate isomerase, translating to MTTNLYVPQGATSGPQYVLDIDPERAGWTYSSLRIVELAPGGTHTFTTGDSEWIVLPLGGACTVEIEGKEFQLLGRESVFAGVTDFAYVPRDARAQIASGAGGRFALAGAKCERRLPARYGPAPEVPVEDRGSGNCARQVRNFASADAFDCDKLIAVEVITPGGNWSSYPPHKHDENRPGAETELEEIYYFEIDGPNGFGYQRVFPSRVGGSDVLAEVRTGDAVLVPDGWHGPSVAQPGHAMYYLNVMAGPGQERQWRICFHPDHVESTGGYR from the coding sequence ATGACCACCAACCTGTACGTCCCCCAGGGCGCCACCTCGGGCCCCCAGTACGTCCTCGACATCGACCCCGAGCGGGCCGGCTGGACGTACAGCAGCCTGCGGATCGTGGAGCTCGCGCCGGGCGGCACCCACACCTTCACCACCGGTGACAGTGAGTGGATCGTGCTTCCCCTGGGCGGCGCCTGTACCGTGGAAATCGAGGGCAAAGAGTTCCAACTCCTGGGCAGGGAAAGCGTGTTCGCGGGGGTCACCGACTTCGCGTACGTGCCCCGTGACGCCCGGGCACAGATCGCCTCCGGCGCGGGAGGCCGCTTCGCCCTGGCAGGAGCGAAGTGCGAGCGCCGACTCCCCGCCCGCTACGGCCCCGCGCCGGAGGTTCCCGTCGAAGACCGAGGCAGCGGCAACTGCGCCCGCCAGGTGCGCAATTTCGCCTCCGCCGACGCCTTCGACTGCGACAAGCTCATCGCCGTCGAGGTCATCACCCCCGGCGGCAACTGGTCCTCGTACCCGCCGCACAAGCACGACGAGAACCGGCCCGGAGCCGAAACGGAACTCGAGGAGATCTACTACTTCGAGATCGACGGCCCGAACGGTTTCGGGTACCAGCGCGTATTCCCCTCACGCGTGGGCGGATCCGACGTCCTCGCGGAGGTCCGCACCGGCGACGCCGTCCTCGTCCCCGACGGCTGGCACGGCCCGTCGGTCGCCCAGCCGGGCCACGCCATGTACTACCTGAACGTCATGGCGGGGCCGGGTCAGGAGCGGCAGTGGCGGATCTGCTTCCACCCGGACCACGTAGAGAGCACAGGGGGGTACCGATGA
- a CDS encoding zinc-dependent alcohol dehydrogenase family protein, with protein sequence MRAVVFERFGEPAEVREVADPEPSEHGVVVRVEATGLCRSDWHGWVGHDPDITLPHVPGHELAGVVEAVGTRVSGWRPGDRVTVPFVCACGSCAACAAGDQQVCERQAQPGFTHWGSFAQYVALEHADVNLVAMPDELSFGTAAALGCRFATAFRAVVAQGRVAAGEWVAVHGCGGVGLSAVMIAAASGARVVAVDVSPQALDLARKFGAAASVDASRVEDTAAAVRELTGGGAHLSLDALGSPVTCVASVNGLRRRGRHVQVGLLPSSTGSTPVPMARVIGLELEVLGSHGMAAHAYPPMLELVRAGVLRPDLLVTSAIPLDTAPIALAAMGTAPGAGVTVIEPWR encoded by the coding sequence ATGCGTGCGGTGGTGTTCGAGCGGTTCGGGGAGCCGGCCGAGGTGCGGGAGGTGGCGGATCCGGAGCCCTCGGAGCACGGGGTCGTGGTGCGGGTCGAGGCGACCGGGTTGTGCCGGAGCGACTGGCACGGGTGGGTGGGGCACGACCCGGACATCACGCTGCCGCATGTGCCGGGGCACGAACTCGCGGGCGTGGTCGAGGCGGTGGGCACCCGGGTGAGCGGGTGGCGGCCCGGCGACCGGGTCACCGTACCGTTCGTCTGCGCCTGCGGAAGCTGCGCCGCGTGCGCGGCGGGCGATCAGCAGGTGTGCGAGCGGCAGGCCCAGCCGGGATTCACGCACTGGGGCTCCTTCGCGCAGTACGTGGCGCTGGAGCACGCGGACGTGAACCTGGTCGCGATGCCGGACGAGCTGTCGTTCGGGACGGCGGCGGCGCTGGGCTGCCGGTTCGCCACGGCGTTCCGGGCGGTGGTGGCGCAGGGCAGGGTGGCGGCGGGGGAGTGGGTCGCCGTGCACGGCTGCGGCGGCGTCGGACTGTCGGCGGTGATGATCGCGGCGGCCTCCGGCGCCCGCGTCGTCGCCGTCGACGTCTCGCCCCAAGCCCTCGACCTGGCACGGAAGTTCGGCGCGGCCGCGAGTGTGGACGCCTCGCGCGTCGAGGACACGGCGGCGGCGGTCCGTGAGCTGACCGGCGGCGGCGCCCATCTCTCCCTCGACGCGCTCGGCTCACCCGTCACCTGCGTGGCTTCGGTGAACGGGCTGCGCCGCCGCGGCCGGCACGTCCAGGTGGGCCTGCTGCCCTCGTCCACCGGCTCCACCCCGGTCCCCATGGCCCGGGTGATCGGCCTCGAACTCGAGGTCCTCGGCAGCCACGGCATGGCGGCGCACGCCTACCCGCCGATGCTGGAGCTGGTGCGCGCGGGGGTGCTGCGCCCCGACCTCCTGGTCACCTCGGCGATCCCGCTGGACACGGCCCCGATAGCGCTGGCGGCCATGGGGACGGCCCCGGGGGCGGGGGTGACGGTCATCGAACCGTGGCGCTGA
- a CDS encoding sugar phosphate isomerase/epimerase family protein translates to MTSLSPQSSLSRIRVGSAPDSWGVWFPDDPRQVPWQRFLDEVARSGYEWIELGPYGYLPTDPAVLTEETARRGLKVSAGTVFTGLHRGPDVWESTWAHVSDIAALTQAMGASHLVVIPSFWRDDKTGEVLEPSTLTAEQWRHLTTGTERLGREVRERYGLEIVVHPHADTHIDSEENVTRFLDGTDSSAVSLCLDTGHYAYCGGDSVKLIETYGERIGYLHLKQVDPEILADVRAGEVPFGPAVARGVMCEPPSGVPALEPVLAAAQKLDVDLFAIVEQDMYPCEPDKPLPIAQRTRAFLRSCGA, encoded by the coding sequence ATGACGTCGTTGTCACCACAGTCCTCACTCTCCCGCATCCGCGTCGGGTCGGCTCCCGACTCCTGGGGCGTCTGGTTCCCCGACGACCCCCGGCAGGTGCCCTGGCAGCGCTTCCTCGACGAGGTCGCCCGCTCCGGGTACGAGTGGATCGAACTGGGCCCGTACGGCTATCTGCCCACCGACCCCGCGGTGCTCACCGAGGAGACCGCGCGGCGCGGGCTCAAGGTCTCCGCCGGCACGGTGTTCACCGGGCTGCACCGGGGGCCGGACGTGTGGGAGTCCACTTGGGCGCATGTGTCGGACATCGCGGCACTCACCCAGGCGATGGGCGCGTCGCACCTCGTCGTGATCCCGTCCTTCTGGCGCGACGACAAGACGGGCGAGGTACTGGAGCCGAGCACGCTGACCGCTGAGCAGTGGCGGCACCTCACGACGGGGACCGAGCGCCTCGGCCGTGAGGTGCGCGAGCGCTACGGGCTGGAAATCGTCGTCCACCCGCACGCCGACACGCACATCGACAGCGAGGAGAACGTCACCCGGTTCCTCGACGGGACCGACTCGTCCGCGGTGTCGCTGTGCCTGGACACCGGGCACTACGCGTACTGCGGCGGCGACAGCGTCAAGCTCATCGAGACCTACGGGGAGCGGATCGGCTACCTGCACCTGAAGCAGGTGGACCCGGAGATCCTCGCCGACGTCCGGGCCGGCGAGGTTCCCTTCGGTCCGGCCGTGGCCCGTGGCGTGATGTGCGAGCCGCCGTCCGGCGTACCGGCACTGGAGCCGGTGCTGGCGGCCGCGCAGAAGCTGGACGTCGACCTCTTCGCGATCGTCGAGCAGGACATGTACCCGTGCGAGCCGGACAAGCCACTGCCGATCGCCCAGCGAACCCGGGCGTTCTTGCGGTCCTGCGGGGCGTAG
- a CDS encoding Cgl0159 family (beta/alpha)8-fold protein: MDVAHLVRTRTHHPEAIAEAAARRPRRALLGNDTGRLMIVAADHPARGALAVGDRTLAMANRADLLERLCLALSRPGVDGVLATADILDDLLLLGALDRKVVIGSMNRGGLAGASFELDDRFTGHRPQDIERLGFDAGKLLLRIDYDDPGSLNTLESTARAIDDMAARRLPVFVEPFLSRRGADGKLRNDLSAEAVIKSIAIAAGLGGSSAYTWLKVPVTENPDDMARVMETSTLPAVLLGGDVGEDQEGAYEKWRGALQLPTVQGLVVGRSLLYPADGDVAAAVDTAVGLL; this comes from the coding sequence GTGGACGTCGCCCACCTCGTCCGCACCCGCACCCACCACCCCGAGGCGATCGCCGAGGCCGCCGCGCGCCGCCCCCGCCGCGCCCTCCTCGGCAACGACACCGGCCGGCTGATGATCGTCGCCGCCGACCACCCCGCCCGCGGTGCCCTTGCCGTCGGCGACCGCACCCTGGCGATGGCCAACCGTGCCGACCTCCTGGAGCGGCTCTGCCTCGCGCTGTCCCGCCCCGGCGTGGACGGCGTGCTCGCCACCGCCGACATCCTGGACGACCTGCTGCTCCTCGGCGCCCTCGACCGCAAGGTCGTCATCGGCTCGATGAACCGCGGTGGACTGGCGGGCGCCTCCTTCGAACTGGACGACCGTTTCACCGGCCACCGCCCGCAGGACATCGAGCGCCTCGGCTTCGACGCGGGCAAGCTGCTCCTGAGGATCGACTACGACGACCCGGGATCCCTCAACACCCTCGAATCCACCGCCCGGGCCATCGACGACATGGCCGCGCGCAGACTCCCCGTCTTCGTCGAGCCGTTCCTGTCCCGACGCGGGGCGGACGGCAAGCTCCGCAACGATCTGAGCGCCGAGGCCGTGATCAAGTCCATCGCCATCGCCGCCGGCCTCGGCGGCAGTTCGGCGTACACCTGGCTGAAGGTCCCCGTCACCGAGAACCCGGACGACATGGCCCGGGTCATGGAGACCTCGACGCTGCCCGCCGTCCTGCTCGGCGGCGACGTCGGCGAGGACCAGGAGGGCGCGTACGAGAAGTGGCGCGGCGCGCTGCAACTTCCCACCGTTCAGGGGCTGGTGGTCGGCCGGTCGCTGCTGTACCCGGCGGACGGCGATGTGGCCGCCGCCGTGGACACCGCCGTAGGACTGCTGTGA
- a CDS encoding helix-turn-helix transcriptional regulator, with protein sequence MTDRRLWSYKEIAAHIRVQPDTVRSYRKHGLLPPPDHVEGGKPYWYADTVRAWVASRPGNRGRRDL encoded by the coding sequence ATGACCGACCGTCGCCTTTGGTCGTACAAGGAGATCGCTGCGCACATCCGGGTCCAGCCGGACACCGTGAGGTCGTATCGCAAGCACGGTCTGCTGCCACCGCCCGACCATGTGGAGGGCGGGAAACCCTACTGGTACGCCGACACCGTCCGGGCCTGGGTCGCCTCCCGGCCGGGCAACCGCGGCCGCAGAGACCTCTGA
- the iolC gene encoding 5-dehydro-2-deoxygluconokinase encodes MAYDLITMGRIGVDLYPLQTGVPLPQVTSFGKFLGGSATNVAVAAARLGRSTAVVTRTGDDPFGTYIHEALRGFGVDDRWVTQVAGLPTPVTFCEIFPPDDFPLYFYRQPKAPDLEIDAHELDLDEIRAARIFWMTGTGLSEEPSRTATLAALAHRAKSGTTVFDLDWRPMFWADPAQARPFYTEALRHTTVAVGNVDEVEIATGERDPHSAARALLAAGVELAVVKQGPKGVLAVHRDGTTAEVPPLPVKVLNGLGAGDAFGGSLCHGLLDGWDLERLMRYANAAGAIVASRLECSSAMPTPAEVEDALTAGAVL; translated from the coding sequence ATGGCGTACGACCTGATCACCATGGGACGGATCGGAGTGGACCTCTATCCGTTGCAGACGGGCGTGCCCCTCCCACAGGTGACGTCCTTCGGGAAGTTCCTCGGCGGCTCGGCGACGAACGTCGCGGTGGCCGCGGCGCGGCTCGGCCGCAGCACCGCGGTTGTCACACGGACGGGTGATGACCCGTTCGGCACGTACATCCACGAGGCGCTGCGCGGCTTCGGTGTCGACGACCGCTGGGTCACGCAGGTCGCCGGGCTGCCGACACCGGTCACGTTCTGCGAGATCTTCCCGCCGGACGACTTCCCGCTCTACTTCTACCGGCAGCCCAAAGCGCCGGACCTGGAGATCGACGCGCACGAGCTGGACCTGGACGAGATCCGCGCCGCGCGCATCTTCTGGATGACGGGCACCGGCCTGAGCGAGGAGCCCAGCCGCACGGCCACCCTCGCGGCCCTCGCCCACCGCGCCAAGTCCGGTACGACGGTCTTCGACCTCGACTGGCGCCCCATGTTCTGGGCCGACCCCGCACAGGCCCGCCCCTTCTACACCGAGGCCCTGCGCCACACCACGGTCGCCGTCGGCAACGTCGACGAGGTGGAGATCGCCACGGGAGAGCGGGACCCGCACTCGGCCGCTCGCGCGCTGCTGGCCGCGGGTGTCGAACTCGCCGTCGTCAAGCAGGGCCCCAAGGGCGTCCTCGCCGTCCATCGCGACGGTACGACGGCCGAGGTCCCGCCCCTGCCCGTCAAGGTCCTCAACGGCCTCGGCGCAGGTGACGCCTTCGGCGGCTCGCTCTGCCACGGGCTCCTCGACGGCTGGGACCTGGAGCGGCTCATGCGGTACGCGAACGCGGCGGGCGCCATCGTCGCCTCCCGCCTGGAGTGTTCCTCCGCGATGCCCACCCCGGCCGAGGTCGAGGACGCGCTCACGGCGGGAGCGGTCCTGTGA